The following are encoded together in the Dickeya lacustris genome:
- a CDS encoding lysophospholipid acyltransferase family protein: MFSLDNILHDLAPHRPTPRWQRSLLRSLLFEHEFQQFAQRYPHLKGLDLVEQILDYFNLNCERVEGALENIPSQGPVVLVANHPIGSLDGLALLRTVASVRPDVRIVASQLLSYIEPLKNLFFAVDNFNNRTKRQQLCAIQNHLASEGAVIVFPAGEVSRLSLQGIRDGHWHSGFLRLAAKARAPIVPIHISGRNSNLFYLSSLLYRPLSTLLLVREMFRQQGNRLRFRIGAQIPYASWSQGEWHANDLAARFRRHVYRLGQGKPGCFAGEKPIALPEERTALKHALEACELLGTTPDGKKIYLYQRGSEDYVPILRELGRLREIAFRAVGEGSGKRRDLDSFDDNYLHLILWDERELDIVGAYRFAPTAQLLQHKGVDGLYSHSLFQYGEEMSPILAHGIELGRSFIQPRYWGKRGLDYLWLGIGAYLARYPQYRYLFGPVSLSGSMPSSARDLLIAFYRLHFAPSQSLARSRRPYPASLPEVLRQFEGEDYQQDLTRLKSMLSNMGCSIPTLYKQYSELCEPGGVQFIDFGVDPDFNHCVDGLVLVDLQQLKPARYQRYIAPFAVDDAPATPQQ; the protein is encoded by the coding sequence ATGTTTAGCCTGGACAACATACTACACGATCTCGCCCCGCATCGACCCACACCCCGCTGGCAGCGCTCGCTACTGCGCAGCCTGCTGTTTGAACATGAATTTCAGCAATTCGCCCAGCGCTACCCGCACCTGAAAGGGTTAGACCTGGTCGAGCAGATCCTCGATTACTTCAACCTAAACTGTGAACGGGTGGAAGGCGCGCTAGAGAACATCCCCTCGCAAGGGCCGGTGGTGTTGGTCGCCAATCATCCTATCGGCTCGCTGGACGGGCTGGCGCTACTGCGTACCGTTGCCAGCGTGCGCCCGGATGTGCGTATTGTCGCCAGCCAGTTATTGAGCTACATCGAGCCGCTCAAAAACCTGTTCTTTGCGGTAGACAACTTCAATAACCGCACCAAACGCCAGCAACTGTGCGCCATTCAAAACCATCTGGCCAGTGAGGGCGCGGTGATTGTCTTCCCGGCTGGCGAAGTGTCACGCCTTAGCCTGCAAGGTATTCGCGATGGCCATTGGCACAGCGGCTTTCTGCGTCTGGCCGCCAAAGCGCGTGCGCCGATTGTGCCTATCCACATCAGCGGGCGGAACAGCAATTTATTTTATCTGTCCTCCCTGCTGTATCGGCCACTCTCAACGCTGTTGCTGGTGCGCGAAATGTTCCGTCAGCAAGGCAATCGGCTGCGCTTTCGCATCGGCGCACAAATCCCCTACGCCAGCTGGAGCCAGGGCGAATGGCATGCCAATGACCTGGCCGCCCGTTTTCGTCGCCACGTCTACCGTCTCGGCCAGGGCAAACCGGGCTGTTTTGCCGGGGAAAAGCCTATCGCGCTGCCGGAAGAGCGCACGGCGCTCAAGCATGCGCTGGAAGCCTGCGAACTGTTGGGCACCACGCCGGATGGCAAAAAAATCTATCTTTATCAGCGCGGCAGCGAAGACTATGTGCCGATTCTGCGTGAACTGGGCCGCCTGCGTGAAATCGCCTTTCGCGCCGTCGGCGAAGGTTCCGGTAAGCGCCGCGATCTGGACAGCTTTGATGATAACTACCTGCACCTGATTTTGTGGGACGAGCGCGAGCTCGATATCGTGGGAGCCTATCGCTTCGCACCGACGGCGCAATTGCTGCAACACAAGGGCGTCGATGGCCTCTACAGCCACAGCCTGTTCCAGTACGGCGAGGAGATGTCGCCGATTCTGGCACATGGCATCGAGCTCGGGCGCAGTTTTATCCAGCCGCGCTATTGGGGCAAACGCGGGCTGGATTATCTGTGGCTCGGCATTGGCGCGTATCTGGCGCGTTACCCGCAATATCGCTACCTGTTTGGCCCGGTGTCACTGTCAGGCAGCATGCCGTCGTCGGCGCGCGATTTACTGATAGCGTTCTACCGGCTGCATTTCGCCCCCAGTCAGTCACTGGCGCGTTCGCGTCGTCCTTACCCCGCCTCACTGCCGGAGGTGTTGCGACAATTCGAAGGCGAGGACTATCAACAGGATTTGACCCGGCTGAAAAGCATGCTCAGTAACATGGGCTGCTCCATCCCGACGCTGTATAAACAGTATTCGGAACTGTGCGAGCCAGGCGGCGTGCAGTTCATCGATTTCGGCGTTGACCCTGATTTCAACCACTGCGTTGACGGGTTAGTGCTGGTGGATTTGCAGCAGCTCAAACCGGCGCGTTATCAGCGCTATATCGCCCCTTTTGCCGTGGATGACGCGCCCGCCACCCCACAGCAATAA
- the greB gene encoding transcription elongation factor GreB produces MKTDLITREGYEALHQELNYLWKERRPEITEKVAWAASLGDRSENADYLYNKRLLREIDRRVRYLRKRLQVVRVVDYSPQQDGKVFFGAWVEVENEDGDIKRFRIVGPDEIYGRKDYISIDAPMARALLKKAVDEEAVVPTPAGPRTWYINHIDYQQPAGW; encoded by the coding sequence ATGAAAACCGATTTGATAACCCGCGAGGGCTACGAGGCTCTGCATCAGGAACTGAACTACCTGTGGAAAGAACGCCGCCCGGAAATTACTGAAAAAGTCGCCTGGGCCGCCAGCCTTGGCGATCGCAGTGAGAATGCCGACTATCTCTACAATAAGCGCCTGTTACGCGAAATTGACCGCCGCGTGCGCTATCTGCGTAAGCGCCTGCAAGTGGTCAGGGTGGTTGATTACTCGCCGCAGCAAGATGGCAAAGTCTTCTTCGGTGCCTGGGTCGAGGTGGAAAATGAGGACGGAGACATTAAACGTTTTCGCATTGTCGGCCCGGATGAAATTTATGGCCGCAAAGATTACATCTCGATTGATGCGCCAATGGCGCGGGCGCTGCTGAAAAAAGCGGTGGACGAAGAAGCGGTGGTGCCGACCCCCGCAGGCCCCAGAACCTGGTACATCAACCACATCGATTATCAGCAACCTGCGGGCTGGTGA
- the ompR gene encoding two-component system response regulator OmpR, protein MQENYKILVVDDDMRLRALLERYLTEQGFQVRSVANAEQMDRLLTRESFHLMVLDLMLPGEDGLSICRRLRSQSNPMPIIMVTAKGEEVDRIVGLEIGADDYIPKPFNPRELLARIRAVLRRQANELPGAPSQEEAIIAFGKFKLNLGTREMFRDDEPMPLTSGEFAVLKALVSHPREPLSRDKLMNLARGREYSAMERSIDVQISRLRRMVEEDPAHPRYIQTVWGLGYVFVPEGSKA, encoded by the coding sequence ATGCAAGAGAATTATAAAATTCTGGTGGTGGATGACGATATGCGCCTGCGTGCGTTACTGGAGCGTTACCTGACTGAACAGGGCTTCCAGGTGCGTAGCGTTGCCAACGCCGAACAGATGGATCGCCTGCTGACTCGCGAATCTTTTCATCTGATGGTGCTGGATTTAATGCTGCCGGGTGAAGATGGGTTGTCGATTTGCCGACGTCTGCGTAGCCAGAGCAACCCGATGCCCATCATCATGGTGACGGCGAAAGGTGAAGAGGTGGATAGGATTGTCGGGCTGGAGATTGGCGCTGACGACTATATCCCTAAACCGTTTAACCCGCGCGAACTGCTGGCGCGTATTCGTGCGGTGCTGCGCCGTCAGGCCAATGAACTGCCGGGCGCGCCCTCGCAGGAAGAGGCGATTATCGCGTTTGGTAAATTCAAACTGAACCTGGGTACACGGGAAATGTTCCGTGATGACGAGCCGATGCCGTTGACCAGCGGAGAGTTTGCCGTGCTTAAGGCGTTGGTCAGCCACCCGCGTGAGCCGTTATCGCGCGATAAGTTGATGAATCTGGCACGTGGCCGTGAGTACAGCGCTATGGAGCGTTCTATCGACGTGCAGATTTCCCGCCTGCGCCGCATGGTGGAAGAAGACCCGGCGCATCCGCGTTATATTCAGACGGTCTGGGGGTTGGGTTACGTCTTTGTACCGGAAGGCAGTAAAGCATGA
- the envZ gene encoding two-component system sensor histidine kinase EnvZ, which yields MIRWRFSPRSAFARTLLLIVTLLFVSLVTTYLVVLNFAILPSLQQFNKVLAYEVRMLMTDKLQLEDGSTLDVPPAFRREIYRELGISLYTNAAAEESGLRWAQHYKFLSQQMAQQLGGPTEVRVEVSKNTPVVWLKTWLSPDIWVRVLLTEIHQGDFSPLFRYTLAIMLLVIGGAWLFIRVQNRPLVELEHAAIQVGKGIIPQPLREYGASEVRSVTRAFNQMAAGVKLLADDRTLLMAGVSHDLRTPLTRIRLATEMMGQEDEYLAESINKDIEECNAIIEQFIDYLRTGQEMQMEVADLNSILGEVVAAESGYEREIDSEFANGELQIKASPLSIKRAALNLVVNATRYGNGWIRVSSGRELQRAWFQVEDDGPGIDPSQLKHLFQPFVRGDSARSTSGTGLGLAIVQRIIDAHNGSLDVGVSERGGLRVRAYLPLLFIYPAGTGVVRESSRASAVTVSPRGRKKRHETRQ from the coding sequence ATGATTCGATGGCGCTTCTCCCCGCGCAGCGCCTTCGCCCGTACGCTGTTGCTGATCGTCACGCTGCTGTTTGTCAGTCTTGTCACCACCTATCTGGTGGTGCTTAATTTCGCGATTCTGCCCAGCCTGCAACAGTTCAACAAGGTGCTGGCCTATGAGGTCAGAATGCTGATGACGGACAAATTGCAGCTTGAAGATGGCTCAACCCTGGATGTGCCACCGGCATTTCGCCGGGAAATCTACCGTGAGCTTGGCATCTCGTTGTATACCAATGCGGCCGCTGAAGAGAGCGGCTTGCGCTGGGCGCAGCACTATAAGTTCCTCAGCCAGCAAATGGCCCAGCAATTGGGCGGGCCGACCGAAGTGCGGGTTGAAGTCAGCAAAAATACCCCGGTTGTGTGGCTGAAAACATGGTTATCGCCGGATATCTGGGTGCGGGTGCTGTTAACAGAAATTCATCAGGGCGATTTTTCGCCGCTGTTTCGCTATACGCTGGCGATCATGCTGCTGGTGATTGGCGGTGCCTGGCTGTTTATTCGGGTGCAAAACCGGCCATTGGTCGAACTGGAACATGCGGCCATTCAGGTTGGTAAGGGCATTATTCCCCAACCGCTGCGTGAATATGGTGCCTCGGAGGTGCGTTCGGTGACGCGAGCGTTTAACCAGATGGCGGCCGGGGTAAAGCTGCTGGCTGATGATCGCACCTTGCTGATGGCCGGGGTCAGCCACGATTTGCGCACCCCGCTGACGCGCATTCGTCTGGCCACCGAGATGATGGGGCAGGAAGACGAATATCTGGCGGAATCGATCAATAAAGACATTGAAGAGTGCAACGCCATCATTGAACAGTTCATCGATTACCTGCGCACCGGGCAGGAAATGCAGATGGAGGTGGCCGATCTCAACAGTATTCTGGGTGAAGTGGTGGCGGCTGAGAGCGGCTACGAGCGGGAGATTGACAGCGAATTCGCTAACGGCGAGCTACAGATAAAAGCCAGCCCGCTGTCAATTAAACGCGCGGCGCTTAATCTGGTGGTGAATGCCACCCGCTACGGCAATGGCTGGATTCGTGTCAGCAGTGGCCGCGAGTTACAACGCGCCTGGTTTCAGGTGGAAGATGACGGCCCAGGTATTGACCCATCGCAGCTCAAGCACTTGTTTCAACCGTTTGTACGCGGTGATAGCGCCCGTAGCACCAGCGGCACCGGGTTAGGGCTGGCGATCGTGCAACGCATTATCGATGCGCATAACGGCTCGCTGGATGTTGGTGTCAGTGAACGTGGTGGCCTGCGTGTGCGTGCCTATCTGCCTTTGTTGTTTATCTATCCGGCGGGGACGGGCGTGGTGCGCGAGTCATCGCGCGCGTCAGCCGTGACGGTTAGCCCACGTGGTCGTAAAAAGCGGCATGAAACACGGCAATAG
- the pckA gene encoding phosphoenolpyruvate carboxykinase (ATP), producing the protein MQMKGIQPQALTAYGINDVREIVYNPSYDLLFTEETSPTLQGYERGIETQLGAVAVDTGIFTGRSPKDKYIVRDEVTRDTVWWSDQGKGKNDNHPLSQETWQHLKQQVTQQLSGKRLFVVDAFCGANADTRLKVRFITEVAWQAHFVKNMFIRPTQEELQGFEPDFIVMNGAKCTNPQWQEQGLNSENFVAFNLTERIQLIGGTWYGGEMKKGLFSIMNYLLPLKGIASMHCSANVGEKGDVAVFFGLSGTGKTTLSTDPKRQLIGDDEHGWDDDGVFNFEGGCYAKTINLSAEAEPDIYHAIRRDALLENVTVRADGSVDFNDGSKTENTRVSYPIYHIENIVKPVSKAGHATKVIFLTADAFGVLPPVSRLTADQTQYHFLSGFTAKLAGTERGVTEPTPTFSACFGAAFLTLHPTQYAEVLVKRMQAAGAKAYLVNTGWNGTGKRISIKDTRGIIDAILNGSIDDAETQTLPIFDLTIPTALPGVNPAILDPRDTYADPAQWEEKAHDLAQRFITNFDKYTDTPAGAALVSAGPKR; encoded by the coding sequence ATGCAGATGAAAGGCATTCAGCCACAAGCACTGACGGCTTATGGCATCAATGATGTCCGCGAAATTGTCTACAACCCGAGCTACGATTTACTTTTTACTGAAGAAACCTCCCCTACCCTACAAGGCTATGAACGCGGCATCGAAACCCAACTGGGTGCAGTTGCCGTTGATACCGGCATTTTTACTGGCCGTTCCCCGAAAGATAAATACATTGTGCGCGATGAGGTAACGCGTGACACCGTGTGGTGGTCTGATCAGGGTAAAGGTAAAAATGACAACCACCCGCTCAGTCAGGAAACCTGGCAGCATCTCAAACAACAGGTCACGCAACAGTTGTCTGGCAAGCGTCTGTTTGTGGTGGACGCCTTCTGTGGCGCCAATGCAGACACCCGCCTGAAGGTGCGTTTCATCACCGAGGTGGCCTGGCAGGCGCATTTCGTGAAAAACATGTTTATCCGCCCGACGCAAGAAGAGCTGCAAGGCTTTGAGCCGGACTTCATCGTGATGAACGGCGCTAAATGCACCAACCCACAGTGGCAGGAGCAGGGGCTAAACTCGGAAAATTTCGTGGCGTTCAACCTGACCGAGCGCATTCAGCTAATCGGCGGCACCTGGTATGGCGGCGAGATGAAAAAAGGGTTGTTCTCCATCATGAACTACCTGCTGCCGCTTAAAGGCATCGCCTCGATGCACTGCTCGGCAAACGTCGGCGAAAAAGGCGATGTTGCCGTATTCTTCGGTTTGTCCGGCACCGGTAAAACCACCCTGTCGACTGACCCGAAACGCCAGCTGATTGGCGATGATGAGCACGGCTGGGACGATGATGGCGTGTTTAACTTCGAAGGCGGTTGCTATGCCAAGACCATCAACCTGTCTGCCGAAGCCGAACCCGATATTTATCATGCGATTCGCCGCGATGCGCTGCTGGAGAACGTGACGGTACGCGCTGATGGCAGCGTTGATTTTAACGACGGCTCGAAAACGGAAAACACCCGTGTTTCCTACCCGATTTATCACATCGAGAATATCGTTAAACCGGTTTCCAAAGCCGGGCATGCCACCAAAGTCATCTTCCTCACGGCTGATGCATTCGGGGTGCTGCCGCCGGTGTCTCGCCTGACCGCTGACCAGACGCAATACCACTTCCTGTCTGGCTTTACCGCCAAACTGGCGGGAACCGAGCGCGGTGTTACCGAACCGACGCCGACGTTCTCTGCCTGCTTTGGCGCGGCGTTTCTGACGCTGCACCCGACGCAGTATGCCGAAGTGCTGGTGAAGCGGATGCAGGCGGCAGGGGCCAAAGCATATCTGGTCAATACCGGCTGGAACGGCACCGGCAAGCGCATCTCCATCAAGGACACGCGCGGTATTATTGACGCAATCCTGAATGGCAGCATTGATGATGCCGAAACCCAGACGTTGCCTATCTTTGATCTGACGATCCCGACCGCGCTGCCTGGCGTGAACCCGGCGATTCTGGATCCACGCGATACCTACGCCGATCCGGCGCAATGGGAAGAGAAAGCGCACGATCTGGCGCAACGCTTTATCACTAACTTCGATAAATACACCGATACGCCCGCAGGCGCTGCGCTGGTCAGCGCCGGGCCGAAACGCTAA
- the hslO gene encoding Hsp33 family molecular chaperone HslO, whose protein sequence is MANHDQLHRYLFENHAVRGELVTVSETFQQMLANHDYPQPVKQLLGEMLVATSLLTATLKFSGDITVQLQGDGPLKLAVINGNHQQQMRGVARLQGDIAADSSLHDMMGNGYLVITITPTEGERYQGVVGLEGDDVASCLENYFQQSEQLPTRLFIRTGEHEGRACAAGMLLQVLPAQQGSRDEFDHLTQLTATVKGEELFGLSANDVLYRLYHQENVTLYEPQPVAFHCHCSKARCADALMALQPQEVDDMLVQDGEIDMHCDYCGSHYAFDAQDIAEIRQSASGTTLH, encoded by the coding sequence ATGGCCAATCACGACCAATTACACCGTTACCTGTTTGAAAACCATGCCGTGCGCGGCGAACTGGTAACAGTGAGCGAAACATTCCAGCAGATGCTGGCGAACCATGACTACCCACAGCCGGTGAAACAGTTGCTCGGTGAAATGCTGGTTGCCACCAGTTTGCTCACCGCCACGTTGAAATTTAGCGGTGATATTACCGTGCAGCTACAAGGCGACGGCCCGTTGAAACTGGCGGTGATTAACGGCAACCACCAGCAGCAGATGCGCGGAGTGGCGCGCTTGCAAGGCGATATTGCCGCCGACAGTTCGCTACACGACATGATGGGTAACGGTTATCTGGTTATCACCATTACGCCAACCGAAGGCGAGCGTTACCAGGGCGTCGTGGGTCTGGAAGGTGACGATGTGGCAAGCTGCCTGGAAAACTATTTTCAGCAATCCGAGCAGTTACCCACGCGCCTGTTTATCCGCACCGGCGAGCACGAAGGCCGCGCCTGTGCCGCAGGTATGCTGTTGCAAGTGCTACCGGCACAGCAGGGCAGCCGCGATGAGTTTGATCACCTCACGCAGTTGACTGCAACGGTGAAAGGTGAAGAGCTGTTTGGCCTTAGCGCTAACGATGTGCTCTACCGCTTATATCATCAGGAAAACGTCACGTTATATGAACCGCAGCCGGTGGCGTTTCACTGCCATTGCTCCAAAGCGCGCTGCGCCGATGCGCTGATGGCACTCCAGCCGCAAGAGGTGGACGATATGCTGGTACAAGATGGAGAGATAGACATGCACTGCGACTATTGCGGCAGCCACTATGCGTTTGACGCCCAGGACATCGCCGAGATTCGTCAGTCAGCCTCTGGCACCACGCTGCACTAA
- the hslR gene encoding ribosome-associated heat shock protein Hsp15, whose amino-acid sequence MSKNNAHEPDDDTSVRLDKWLWAARFYKTRALAREMIDGGKVHYNGQRSKPGKLVETGAEITLRQGSDERTVKVLLISDQRRPAAQAQMLYEETAQSIEKREKLAIARKMNALSMPHPDRRPDKKERRDLIKFKYSDVE is encoded by the coding sequence ATGAGTAAAAACAACGCGCATGAACCTGACGATGACACTAGCGTCCGGCTGGATAAATGGCTGTGGGCCGCGCGGTTTTACAAAACCCGCGCACTGGCCCGGGAGATGATTGATGGCGGCAAAGTGCATTACAACGGTCAACGCAGCAAGCCCGGAAAACTGGTAGAAACGGGGGCAGAGATTACCCTGCGTCAGGGCAGTGATGAGCGCACCGTTAAGGTACTTCTCATCAGCGACCAGCGTCGCCCGGCAGCGCAGGCGCAAATGCTGTACGAAGAGACGGCACAGAGCATCGAAAAACGTGAAAAACTGGCGATAGCCAGAAAAATGAACGCATTATCTATGCCGCACCCGGACAGGCGGCCTGACAAAAAAGAGCGCCGGGATTTAATCAAATTCAAATACAGTGACGTGGAATAA
- the yrfG gene encoding GMP/IMP nucleotidase has product MNPELNWNAIDTVLLDMDGTLLDLAFDSYFWLQLVPETLSHQRNLSMEQAHALIHQEYHAVRHTLDWYCFDYWSERLGLDIYQMTSDIGHRARLRDDTPPFLQALRESGRRTILLTNAHPHSLAVKIAHTGLDKHLDLLLSTHTYGYPKEDQRLWQAVQAQIGFDPARTLFVDDNEPILDAAKTFGIRYCLGVRNPDSTRSEPNAFDQHPSMSDYRALLPGITQSTFMTHQECS; this is encoded by the coding sequence ATGAATCCCGAACTGAACTGGAATGCGATTGATACCGTCTTACTGGATATGGATGGCACGCTGCTCGACCTGGCATTTGACAGCTATTTCTGGCTACAACTGGTGCCAGAAACCCTTAGCCACCAGCGCAACCTCAGCATGGAGCAGGCGCACGCGTTGATTCACCAGGAATACCATGCCGTTCGTCACACCCTGGACTGGTACTGTTTTGACTACTGGAGTGAGCGACTGGGGCTGGATATTTATCAGATGACCAGCGATATCGGGCATCGGGCGCGCCTGCGGGACGATACTCCACCCTTTTTGCAGGCGCTGCGCGAAAGCGGCCGCCGAACAATTTTGCTCACCAATGCACATCCGCATAGTCTGGCGGTAAAAATAGCGCACACCGGCCTTGATAAGCACCTTGATTTACTGCTTTCCACCCATACTTATGGGTATCCCAAAGAAGACCAGCGGTTGTGGCAGGCGGTACAGGCGCAAATCGGCTTTGACCCGGCGCGAACCCTGTTTGTGGATGACAACGAGCCGATTCTGGACGCGGCGAAAACCTTCGGCATCCGTTATTGCCTTGGCGTACGCAATCCTGATTCGACCCGTAGTGAACCAAACGCCTTCGACCAGCATCCGTCAATGAGCGATTATCGGGCACTGCTGCCGGGCATCACTCAGTCAACGTTTATGACCCATCAGGAGTGCTCATGA
- a CDS encoding intracellular growth attenuator family protein has product MSTILIILAVLFACLMVSGGVIGYLMYRRLLFAKRLPITPSGHRQLTASERIAIERYLAMVQDGTATPLLAAPTSRLPRLLPGNRVYPMTHSITRYGLSTDAPNKWRYYIDTQEVHLPARWEPFITQNNEIELIKTRSLPLVISLNGHSLTEFIHELDSATGTEPHVEQASIRPDAHEHTELVAIRKETPEEHAVHRSRGLREAGLLSAAFLLLVFSLTSPLAVLPWLAAAACLMVAWGCWHLLRPPSQKELREVHCLHGTPQCMGLFSDTNQNPINNVSLGNIDLIYPPHWQPYIGYDLGVKTDVDIYLNRHVVRQGKYLSLHNEVKFFPLQHWGKNVVLAIGALASLVLLLASVPLDLPLKLSLAWVQGAENIKVTQVEELERLALHVGDKLQVRSSGMCYVPAQKHAASAHAPAFAPFDCAGIYWNKAAPLPLPESEVIDKTAALQKTVQEQLHPAVSENQVSAQLADAIQKSGMILLNNFSDIVLKTDALCEREEDCTRLKNALANLGNVKNWDSLVKRARSGALKGMSVVLRPVSAESLESLVKNATDEFYNRETLTAASALNSPPPGGFLLRSDEGRQFVNHPNPPTSLRDFPPQEQWQELQRLSAMLLHTPFEASGIITQLSIDANGTRHISLHSEPDAVTMWRSLGACLLLLAFSVLLILNLVFVLVKRRRNQQRIANIQQYYARHLVPEAPATGNAMYGNVIPS; this is encoded by the coding sequence ATGAGCACAATACTCATCATATTGGCTGTATTGTTTGCCTGCCTGATGGTGTCAGGGGGGGTTATTGGCTATCTCATGTATCGTCGTCTTTTGTTCGCCAAGCGTCTGCCTATTACGCCGTCAGGGCATCGTCAACTGACGGCATCAGAGCGTATTGCTATTGAACGTTATCTGGCCATGGTGCAAGACGGAACCGCTACGCCATTATTAGCCGCCCCAACATCGCGCCTGCCCCGCCTGTTGCCGGGTAATCGGGTATATCCGATGACCCACAGCATCACGCGTTACGGACTCAGCACCGATGCGCCCAATAAATGGCGCTATTATATTGATACTCAGGAAGTTCATCTGCCGGCACGTTGGGAGCCGTTCATTACGCAGAATAACGAAATTGAGCTCATCAAAACGCGCTCGCTCCCTTTAGTTATCTCGCTGAACGGGCATTCTCTTACTGAGTTTATCCATGAACTAGACAGCGCCACCGGTACGGAACCCCACGTCGAACAGGCGTCCATCAGGCCGGACGCGCATGAACACACCGAATTGGTCGCCATCCGTAAGGAAACGCCTGAAGAGCATGCGGTACACCGCTCACGCGGCCTGCGTGAGGCTGGCCTGTTAAGCGCGGCATTTTTGTTGCTTGTTTTCAGTTTAACCAGCCCGCTCGCCGTGTTGCCCTGGCTGGCGGCCGCTGCCTGCCTGATGGTGGCATGGGGATGCTGGCACCTATTACGCCCGCCCTCGCAAAAAGAGCTGCGCGAAGTCCACTGTCTCCACGGTACACCTCAATGCATGGGGTTATTCAGCGATACCAACCAGAACCCCATCAATAATGTCTCATTGGGTAATATCGATCTGATTTATCCCCCTCATTGGCAGCCCTATATCGGCTACGATCTCGGCGTCAAAACCGATGTCGATATTTACCTCAATCGTCACGTTGTGCGCCAAGGTAAATACCTGTCGTTGCATAACGAAGTGAAATTTTTCCCGCTCCAGCACTGGGGTAAGAATGTCGTGCTGGCTATTGGCGCGCTGGCCAGTCTGGTGTTGCTACTCGCCTCGGTGCCGCTCGACCTGCCGCTAAAACTCAGCCTGGCCTGGGTACAGGGCGCGGAGAACATCAAAGTCACTCAGGTTGAAGAACTGGAGCGTCTGGCGCTGCATGTCGGAGACAAACTCCAGGTACGCAGTTCCGGCATGTGTTATGTCCCTGCGCAAAAGCACGCGGCGTCAGCGCATGCGCCTGCTTTCGCGCCTTTTGATTGTGCGGGCATTTACTGGAACAAGGCCGCGCCACTGCCGCTCCCCGAATCCGAAGTGATTGATAAAACAGCCGCCCTGCAAAAAACCGTTCAGGAGCAATTACATCCGGCAGTAAGCGAGAATCAGGTCAGCGCGCAATTGGCGGATGCGATTCAAAAATCAGGCATGATCCTGCTGAACAATTTCTCGGATATCGTGCTGAAAACTGACGCATTGTGCGAAAGAGAAGAGGATTGCACGCGCCTTAAAAATGCGCTGGCAAATTTGGGGAATGTCAAAAACTGGGATTCGCTGGTGAAACGGGCGCGATCTGGCGCACTCAAAGGCATGAGCGTAGTACTACGCCCGGTCAGCGCCGAATCACTCGAATCGTTAGTGAAAAACGCCACCGACGAATTCTACAACCGAGAAACGCTCACCGCCGCCAGCGCGCTCAATAGCCCGCCGCCCGGAGGCTTTCTGCTGCGCAGCGACGAAGGGCGTCAGTTTGTCAACCACCCCAACCCGCCTACCTCGCTGCGGGATTTTCCGCCACAAGAGCAATGGCAGGAATTACAGCGGCTATCTGCGATGCTCTTGCATACCCCCTTTGAAGCCAGCGGCATCATTACCCAGTTGAGTATCGATGCTAACGGCACTCGCCATATCTCGCTGCACAGCGAACCGGATGCCGTAACCATGTGGCGTTCTCTGGGTGCCTGCCTGTTGTTGTTGGCATTCAGCGTACTTCTGATCCTGAATCTGGTGTTCGTGCTGGTTAAACGCCGCCGCAATCAGCAGCGTATCGCGAATATCCAGCAATACTACGCGCGCCATCTGGTGCCCGAGGCACCCGCGACGGGAAACGCGATGTACGGTAACGTGATCCCTTCCTGA